From one Bacteroidia bacterium genomic stretch:
- a CDS encoding MerR family transcriptional regulator produces the protein MPYKESETVKLYYAIGEVADMFKVKTSLIRFWEKEFDIIRPQKNKKGNRLFTQQDIDNFHLIYHLVKERGFTLSGAKAKLSKNKKDTIDTHEIVKSLTNVRQFLVELRNQL, from the coding sequence ATGCCCTACAAAGAATCCGAAACGGTTAAATTGTATTACGCCATCGGCGAAGTAGCAGACATGTTTAAAGTCAAAACTTCGCTGATTCGCTTTTGGGAAAAAGAGTTCGACATCATTCGTCCTCAAAAAAATAAAAAAGGAAATCGTTTATTTACACAACAAGATATAGATAATTTTCATCTCATTTATCACCTCGTTAAAGAGCGCGGTTTTACCTTATCCGGCGCAAAAGCAAAACTTTCCAAGAATAAAAAAGATACGATTGATACGCATGAAATTGTGAAATCCCTTACAAACGTTCGTCAATTTTTGGTAGAACTTCGCAATCAATTGTGA